The DNA window ACTTTGCCCGCTTTGAATCCTTTGGTCGCAGCATTCTAGAAGCGATGGTTTCTGGTTTACCAACTTTCGTCACTAAATTTGGTGGTGCTGTGGAAATTATTGAAGAGCGAGAAGATACTTTTCATATTAATCCTACAGATTTCAAGGAAACAGCAAATCAAATTTTGAGCTTCATTGATGAATGTGAGACTCAACCCCATTACTGGCAGAAAGTTTCCGATTCCATGAGTCAGCGTATTCTTAATAAATATAATTGGCAGTTAAACACCAGTCAAACACTATTGTTGGCGAAAATATTTAGCTTTTGGAACTTTGCCGCTCCGGAGAATAACGCCGCTAAACATCGCTATTTAGAAACCTTATTTCACCTAATTTTTAAACCCAGAGCGGAAAAGATTTTAGAAGAACATATGCAACGTTCTCTCGTCATGCAAAATTGAAAATTCTGCATTGCTAATTGTGAATTTAGCAAAGGTATTCACGATGAATAAAAAAACTCCTAATAACCATTTTATCTATACAGATTGGATATTAATTGAAACTCATTTTGACCCAGAACAATTGCATTCTAGAGAAACCATCTTTACAATTGGCAACGGATACCTGGGAACACGGGGCAGTTTTGAGGAAGGTTATATTCGTGCATTACCAGCTACTTTCATCCATGGTGTCTATGATGATGTTCCTGTAGTTTATACAGAACTCGCCAATTGTCCCGACTGGCTACCATTGGTATTGAGTATCAATGGCGACAAATTTCGTTTGGATCAGGGGGAGATATTAAGGTATGATCGACAACTAGATTTACGTCAGGGTATTTTTTCCCGTTCTTTGCGTTGGCGCAGTCCCAGCGGGAAAACTGTAGATATTCACTTTGAACGCTTTGCCAGTTTAGCTGACCAGCACGTATTGGGGCAGCGCTGTCAAGTAACGCCTGTAGATTTTGATGGAATGATTGAAATTCAGGCGAGTATTAACGGCTACCCAGAGAATCAGGGTTTTAATCATTGGGAAGCAATCGACCAGGGTAAAACTGAACAAGGAATTTGGTTACACAGCCGGACTCGCGGTTCCCGGATCGATATTGGCATGGCGGCAAGGATGGTAATATCGGGAACTGAGGCAGCTTTAGAAGTGCATACTGCCCCTGGCTACCCTACCTTAACTGCAACCTTCCTGGCTACATCACAGCAGACGGTGACAGTAGAGAAGACTGTGACAGTTTTTACCTCACGGGATGTTTCCCAACCAGTGCCAGCAGCTCAAGAAAAACTCGCGCAATTGCCAGACTATATAACTTTGCTGCAAGCCAACGCCCAAGCATGGAATGAGGTTTGGCACTATAGCGATATCGTGATTGAGGGAGATAGTAAAGCTGCTTTTGCTGTGCGTTACAATCTATTTCAACTGCTGATTTCTGCGCCCAAGCATGATGAAAAAGTCAGCATTCCCGCTAAAACTTTGTCAGGGTTTGGCTATCGTGGTCATATTTTTTGGGATACAGAAATTTTTATTCTGCCCTTTTTTACTTTCACCCAACCTGCTTTAGCCCGAAATTTATTAAGTTATCGTTACCACACTTTAAATGGTGCGCGACGCAAGGCATCCCATTATGGTTATAAAGGGGCGATGTATGCTTGGGAAAGTGCGGTTACAGGGGATGAAGTTACACCACGTTGGTCACTTCCTAGCGATTTTTACGGTGAAGATATCAGAATTTGGTGTCGTGACCACGAAATACACATTAGTTCAGATATTTCTTATGCTGTTTGGTATTACTGGCAAGCCACCGGCGATGATGAATGGATGCAAAAGTGCGGTGCTGAGATTATTTTAGATACAGCTGTCTTTTGGAATAGTCGAGTTGAGTTTAATTCTGAACAAGACCGCTATGAAATTCGGGGGGTAATTGGAGCGGATGAATATCACGAGTTTGTCCATAATAATACCTTTACTAATCGGATAGTGCAGTGGCATTTAGAAAAAGCTTTGATAGTCAATGATTGGCTGCATCAAAATTTCCCAGAACGAGCTAAGGAATTAGAGGATAAATTACAACTCACGGCTGAGATAAAAACCCAGTGGGAAGATATCGTGGCTAAACTTTGGATTCCTTACGATGCTGAAACGGGATTAATTGAACAGTTTGAGGGATTTTTCCAGTTGGAAGATATTAACTGGAATGACTATGAACCACGCACCCAGTCGATGCAAGGGATTTTGGGTATTGAAAAAACCAATAAATTGCAGGTACTCAAGCAGCCAGATGTATTGATGCTGTTGTACTTAATGCGGGAATTAGGAGATTTTCCTTACAATCAAAAATCATTACAAGCAAATTGGGACTACTACGCACCCCGCACTGATATTACTTATGGTTCATCACTTGGCCCAGCAATTCATGCCATTTTAGCTTCAGATTTAGGCAAGTCGGCTGAGGCTTACGAACGGTTTATGCAAGCAGCAATGGTGGATCTCGAAGATATCCGTGGTAACGCTGCCGATGGTATTCACGGGGCGAATGCGGGGGGAATTTGGCAAGCTGTGGTGTTTGGTTTTGGTGGGATTAAACTGAGAGACAGTCGCCCTCTGGCCAACCCTCATTTACCCAGGGGTTGGACACGCCTGAAGTTTAAACTGCACTGGCGCGGTAAATGGCATGAGTTTGATTTACGTCCCCAAATCACTCAGGAGGAAAGTAACAAAGGATTTATTTTATTTGCTCCTTCATCTCCCCACACTTCTAAAATCCAAGGGGTGATATTTGATTTAGACGGCGTGTTAACTGATACAGCAGAATACCACTATCAAGCTTGGCAGAAATTAGCAGATGAGGAGGATATCGAATTTAATCGGCAAGCTAATGAGGCGTTGCGGGGTATATCTCGTCGGGCTTCTCTGATGCGGATTATTAAGAATAAAAAATATTCAGAGGCAGAAATTCAGGAAATGTTGGAGCGTAAAAACGGCTACTATGTGGATCTAATTGAAAATATTACACCAAAAGATGTGTTGCCAGGTGCGATCGCTTTATTGGATGAATTGCGACAACAGGGGATAAAAATCGCCATTGGTTCAGCCAGCAAAAATGCCCAGGTGGTTGTAGAGCGTTTGGGAATTGCTGATCATGTAGATGCGATCGCAGATGGTTATAGTGTACAACAACCGAAGCCAGCCCCCGACCTGTTTTTGTATGCAGCCGAGCAATTAGGCGTTCCACCAGATCAATGTGTGGTGATTGAAGATGCGGCGGCGGGTGTAGAAGCTGCTTTAGCGGCTGGGATGTGGGCTGTAGGTTTAGGCCCCTCAGAACGCGTCGGTGCGGCTCATGTTGTTCTGCCTAGTTTAGCAGGTGTGAAGTGGGCAGAGTTGCAAGACAAATTGAGGGAAGCTGTGGCACAGAAATATTGACTTTCTACAAATTTTATTTGGATTAACGAACCGCCAAGGTGCCAAGTTCGCCAAGGGAAGAGGGTAAGTTTTTTAAGGGAGATAATTTTATGTCTAAATCTGGAAGAACACGGGAAATACTGCAATCAATGAGAAATATTCCTCAGCAAGTAATGAACTATATCTCAGAAGCAGTCAGCAGAATCTTCAGCCCCAGAGACGACAACTATCCAGCCACAGGAGTTCAACCCTTTGAAGGCGATCCCCCTGACAAAAAAAACGACTAAAACCTCCGCGTACCTTTGCGTACCTCTGCGTTTAAACCAAAGCCTTCAGCAAAGCCTGAAGTTTCAGTTGCACCTCAGCAAACTCTTTCTCAGGATCAGAACCAGCCACAATCCCAGCACCAGCATACAACCTCGCGCGATCGCCATCAATTAAAGCCGAACGAATCCCCACAATAAACTCACAGTTACCGCTAGCATCTATCCAACCCAGAGGCGCAGCATATAAACCCCGCTCAAAACTTTCATAACGACGAATTTCTGCACAAGCAAAATCTCTCGTTGCACCCGCCACGGCTGGAGTAGGATGCAATTGGGAAACAATCTTTAACGGGTGGACATTAGCGCTAACTTTGGCTGTAATTGGTGTCCATAAATGCTGGATATTAGATAATTGTCTCAGGCGCGGCGCTAATACTTCGGGTAACAAACCTAACTGGGTGAGGCGTTGAGTAATGAAATCAATTACTAGAGAATGTTCATGTCTTTCTTTGATACTATTTAATAACCGATTGGCATTAGCGGCATCTTCAGCAGGTGTTTTACCTCTGGGTGCAGAACCAGC is part of the Nodularia sp. LEGE 06071 genome and encodes:
- the pgmB gene encoding beta-phosphoglucomutase produces the protein MNKKTPNNHFIYTDWILIETHFDPEQLHSRETIFTIGNGYLGTRGSFEEGYIRALPATFIHGVYDDVPVVYTELANCPDWLPLVLSINGDKFRLDQGEILRYDRQLDLRQGIFSRSLRWRSPSGKTVDIHFERFASLADQHVLGQRCQVTPVDFDGMIEIQASINGYPENQGFNHWEAIDQGKTEQGIWLHSRTRGSRIDIGMAARMVISGTEAALEVHTAPGYPTLTATFLATSQQTVTVEKTVTVFTSRDVSQPVPAAQEKLAQLPDYITLLQANAQAWNEVWHYSDIVIEGDSKAAFAVRYNLFQLLISAPKHDEKVSIPAKTLSGFGYRGHIFWDTEIFILPFFTFTQPALARNLLSYRYHTLNGARRKASHYGYKGAMYAWESAVTGDEVTPRWSLPSDFYGEDIRIWCRDHEIHISSDISYAVWYYWQATGDDEWMQKCGAEIILDTAVFWNSRVEFNSEQDRYEIRGVIGADEYHEFVHNNTFTNRIVQWHLEKALIVNDWLHQNFPERAKELEDKLQLTAEIKTQWEDIVAKLWIPYDAETGLIEQFEGFFQLEDINWNDYEPRTQSMQGILGIEKTNKLQVLKQPDVLMLLYLMRELGDFPYNQKSLQANWDYYAPRTDITYGSSLGPAIHAILASDLGKSAEAYERFMQAAMVDLEDIRGNAADGIHGANAGGIWQAVVFGFGGIKLRDSRPLANPHLPRGWTRLKFKLHWRGKWHEFDLRPQITQEESNKGFILFAPSSPHTSKIQGVIFDLDGVLTDTAEYHYQAWQKLADEEDIEFNRQANEALRGISRRASLMRIIKNKKYSEAEIQEMLERKNGYYVDLIENITPKDVLPGAIALLDELRQQGIKIAIGSASKNAQVVVERLGIADHVDAIADGYSVQQPKPAPDLFLYAAEQLGVPPDQCVVIEDAAAGVEAALAAGMWAVGLGPSERVGAAHVVLPSLAGVKWAELQDKLREAVAQKY